One genomic window of Bradyrhizobium sp. B124 includes the following:
- a CDS encoding mandelate racemase/muconate lactonizing enzyme family protein, whose protein sequence is MTSTNPDMTIRDIRVTMLRLPWADDRWLKGAALGATRDILICDVETSGGITGMGYLFVFRPAMQSIAACLDECIIPRVIDKDATAIEAIWRDLWTATMTYGRGGIAAMAMSALDIALWDAVGKRAGLPLHRLWGHYRSEIPIYGSGCFRGAGGDGMIEKALHFVKQGYKAIKMQVAHVHTPAQDLDNVRRMREALGLDIDIMIDVNMGWSADVAIEMGRKFEKYDIYWLEEPVPADDFAGYQRIAAALDMRVVGGETHFTRYDLRPFFLNPCLPILQPDPMRGGMTDLRKIAALADTFGITIAPHLFPELNVHLLASIPNGIWCENMALIDDLWVDPPEIANGMITAPERPGHGLKFKDEVLKFKI, encoded by the coding sequence ATGACCTCAACCAATCCGGACATGACCATCCGCGACATCCGCGTCACAATGCTGCGGCTGCCCTGGGCCGACGATCGCTGGCTGAAGGGCGCAGCGCTGGGCGCGACGCGCGACATCCTGATCTGCGACGTCGAGACGTCCGGCGGCATCACCGGCATGGGCTATCTGTTCGTGTTCCGCCCGGCGATGCAGTCGATCGCGGCCTGTCTCGACGAGTGCATCATCCCGCGCGTGATCGACAAGGATGCCACCGCGATCGAGGCGATCTGGCGCGATCTGTGGACGGCGACGATGACCTATGGCCGCGGCGGCATCGCCGCGATGGCGATGTCGGCGCTCGACATCGCGCTGTGGGATGCGGTGGGGAAACGCGCCGGCCTGCCACTGCACCGGCTGTGGGGGCACTATCGCTCGGAAATCCCGATCTATGGTTCGGGCTGCTTCCGCGGCGCCGGCGGCGACGGGATGATCGAGAAAGCGCTGCATTTCGTCAAGCAGGGCTACAAGGCGATCAAGATGCAGGTCGCGCATGTTCACACGCCTGCGCAGGACCTCGACAATGTGCGCCGCATGCGCGAGGCGCTCGGGCTCGACATCGACATCATGATCGATGTCAACATGGGCTGGAGCGCCGATGTCGCCATCGAGATGGGACGCAAGTTCGAGAAATACGATATCTACTGGCTGGAGGAGCCGGTGCCGGCCGATGATTTCGCCGGCTATCAGCGCATCGCGGCGGCGCTCGACATGCGCGTCGTCGGCGGCGAGACGCATTTCACGCGCTACGATCTGCGGCCGTTCTTCCTCAATCCGTGCCTGCCGATCCTGCAGCCCGACCCGATGCGCGGCGGCATGACCGACCTGCGCAAGATCGCGGCGCTCGCGGACACCTTCGGCATCACCATCGCGCCGCATCTGTTCCCCGAACTCAATGTGCACTTGCTGGCGTCTATCCCGAACGGCATCTGGTGCGAGAACATGGCCCTGATCGACGACCTCTGGGTCGATCCGCCGGAGATTGCCAATGGCATGATCACCGCGCCGGAGCGGCCGGGGCATGGGCTCAAATTCAAGGACGAGGTGCTGAAGTTCAAGATCTAG